The following proteins come from a genomic window of Gimesia chilikensis:
- a CDS encoding type IV pilus twitching motility protein PilT codes for MATVQIDKLLETVVKEKVSDLHITTGQPPVVRVGGRMVRLETKSLEPDDTVALMKSITPERNQQELQEVGGTDFGFAFGEKARFRVSVFKQRGQIGMVLRRIPNEFLTFEQLGLPKVIGDLLERPRGLFLVTGPTGSGKTTSLASMINHMNDTMDHHIITMEDPIEYYHQHKKSTINQREIGVDVPTFPEALRRALRQDPDVILVGEMRDLETISAAITAAETGHVVFGTLHTTGAQGTVDRIIDVFPTSQQDQIRTQLSSSIIGILSQALMPKKPKGLVAAYEMLVVTPAIANLIREAKTYRINSSIQTGRKFGMQLLDDALFNLWRDGLCEEKDVVIRSNNPGELKAKIAMAKKGLLEDDDDDDEDDDFED; via the coding sequence ATGGCAACAGTTCAGATTGATAAATTGCTGGAGACTGTCGTTAAAGAAAAGGTGAGTGACCTGCACATCACCACCGGGCAGCCTCCTGTTGTACGCGTCGGGGGCCGCATGGTCCGCCTGGAAACCAAAAGTCTGGAGCCGGACGATACTGTCGCGTTGATGAAGAGTATCACACCCGAACGAAACCAGCAGGAACTGCAGGAAGTCGGGGGGACCGACTTCGGATTCGCCTTTGGGGAAAAAGCGCGTTTTCGAGTGTCCGTCTTCAAGCAGCGCGGCCAAATCGGTATGGTGCTGCGTCGAATTCCTAACGAGTTCCTCACGTTCGAACAGCTGGGATTGCCCAAGGTAATCGGTGACCTGCTGGAACGTCCCCGAGGTCTGTTCCTGGTGACAGGTCCAACCGGGTCAGGAAAGACAACCAGCCTCGCGAGTATGATCAATCACATGAACGATACGATGGATCACCACATCATCACGATGGAAGATCCGATCGAGTACTATCACCAGCATAAAAAATCGACCATTAACCAGCGTGAGATCGGCGTGGATGTGCCGACCTTCCCCGAAGCACTGCGACGTGCTCTGCGACAGGACCCGGACGTGATTCTCGTGGGGGAAATGCGAGACCTGGAAACCATTTCAGCGGCGATTACCGCTGCGGAAACGGGGCACGTTGTGTTTGGAACGCTGCACACCACTGGTGCTCAGGGAACGGTAGACCGAATTATCGACGTGTTCCCTACCAGTCAGCAGGACCAGATCCGCACGCAGCTTTCCAGTTCGATTATCGGGATTCTAAGTCAGGCGCTGATGCCCAAGAAACCCAAGGGGCTGGTCGCCGCTTATGAAATGCTGGTCGTTACGCCCGCGATCGCGAACCTGATTCGCGAAGCGAAAACCTATCGTATCAACTCCAGTATTCAGACAGGGCGTAAATTCGGGATGCAGCTGCTCGACGATGCGTTGTTTAATCTCTGGCGCGACGGGTTGTGTGAAGAAAAAGATGTTGTCATTCGCTCCAATAATCCAGGTGAGTTGAAAGCCAAGATTGCGATGGCCAAGAAGGGCCTCCTTGAAGATGACGATGATGACGACGAAGATGATGACTTTGAGGATTGA
- a CDS encoding prepilin-type N-terminal cleavage/methylation domain-containing protein has product MQKRSPKAPSASQHNRSAFTLIELMIVIVIILILIGLLIPAVGAVRLRAQQQQVRSEIGSLEAAITAFRQDFGMDPPSGINLYETSSGWASDQRSKGLIRKMWPQFDFSLGRDINKDGTVSTGAAGQIPLNAGECLVFFLGGIWDVSGKTPNGFSKNSANPFAVANAGGGRLGPYMEFDTSRFVDIDSDGAPEYLDSFPSQQKPYLYFSSYDGRGYRVSEVTGTGMVDVYRLGDPTTPPPTNDVPFKAKSYQIISPGADFDYGTGGNYDPKRNLPGNRSAESDNITNFVNTSIQ; this is encoded by the coding sequence ATGCAAAAACGGTCGCCAAAAGCCCCTTCGGCGTCGCAGCACAACAGGAGTGCGTTTACTCTGATCGAGCTCATGATTGTGATCGTGATCATCCTGATTCTGATCGGCCTCCTCATTCCCGCCGTAGGTGCCGTCCGTCTCCGGGCGCAGCAGCAACAGGTACGCTCGGAAATTGGGAGCCTGGAAGCAGCTATCACTGCCTTCAGGCAGGATTTTGGTATGGATCCTCCCAGTGGTATCAATTTGTATGAAACTAGTTCTGGATGGGCAAGTGATCAGCGCAGTAAGGGTTTGATTCGTAAGATGTGGCCCCAGTTCGATTTTAGCCTGGGAAGAGATATTAACAAAGACGGCACAGTCTCTACCGGGGCTGCGGGGCAAATCCCCCTCAACGCAGGTGAGTGCCTCGTGTTCTTTCTGGGAGGCATCTGGGATGTTTCCGGGAAAACGCCGAATGGGTTCTCGAAAAATTCGGCAAATCCTTTTGCCGTGGCAAATGCCGGTGGCGGACGCCTCGGGCCCTATATGGAATTCGACACATCCCGCTTCGTGGATATTGATTCAGACGGTGCTCCCGAATATCTGGATTCATTTCCCAGTCAACAGAAGCCATACCTGTATTTCAGTAGTTATGACGGACGCGGCTACCGTGTTTCGGAAGTTACCGGGACTGGAATGGTAGACGTTTATCGCTTGGGAGATCCTACAACGCCCCCCCCGACAAACGACGTTCCTTTTAAGGCCAAGTCTTACCAGATTATTTCTCCTGGGGCTGATTTCGATTACGGTACCGGAGGGAATTACGATCCGAAGAGAAATCTCCCAGGTAATCGATCCGCCGAATCAGATAATATTACGAATTTCGTCAATACATCCATTCAGTGA
- a CDS encoding MoaD/ThiS family protein, with protein MTASSIQVRLFARARELAGSDTISVKAVENMTVARLRSAIAEQYPELQSLSGQLFIAIDNAYAGEEQPLTAEQEIACFPPVSGG; from the coding sequence ATGACAGCCTCCTCCATTCAGGTCCGATTATTTGCCCGAGCCCGGGAACTGGCCGGCAGTGATACCATCAGCGTCAAAGCTGTTGAAAACATGACGGTAGCCAGGCTACGGTCTGCGATTGCAGAACAGTATCCCGAACTGCAATCCTTGAGCGGTCAACTGTTTATCGCCATCGACAATGCCTATGCAGGCGAAGAACAGCCACTCACCGCAGAACAGGAAATCGCCTGTTTCCCGCCGGTAAGCGGTGGATGA
- a CDS encoding aminotransferase class V-fold PLP-dependent enzyme has translation MNEQLIYLDNAATSYPKPETVYTAIDEYNRHCGAPVGRGAYRKSVEVQSDVDQCRKLAAEVLGASRPEEVSFTFNGTDSLNTVIHGLLRPGDHVITSDVEHNSVLRPLQTLKQRWGLEVTYIPANAESVVDPLAFKQALRKNTRLIILNHASNVTGSIQPINEVGEIAREAGVLFLVDAAQSVGHLPLNVSAQPIDFLACPGHKGLLGPLGTGLIYIRADLAEQVESLKQGGTGTSSEEETQPLTQPDKYEAGNHNTPGLVGLKASLDYLRDRGLEDIRRHEQELTGCLLEGFRSLSGFEVPGPQEVADRVGVVSLINQAVEPQVLASILDENFGIQVRAGLHCAPRIHDSIRSVEWGGTIRFSPGPFTTLSQIETTLSAMQELAVSFSV, from the coding sequence ATGAACGAGCAGTTGATCTATCTGGATAACGCGGCGACCAGCTATCCCAAGCCGGAGACAGTTTACACCGCCATCGATGAATACAATCGCCACTGCGGTGCACCTGTCGGCCGGGGGGCCTATCGAAAATCGGTCGAGGTACAATCTGATGTCGATCAGTGCCGCAAGCTGGCAGCCGAAGTCCTGGGGGCGAGCCGACCTGAAGAAGTAAGTTTCACGTTTAATGGCACCGACAGTCTCAACACAGTGATTCATGGTCTGCTCCGCCCGGGCGATCATGTCATTACATCCGATGTTGAGCACAATTCCGTGCTCCGTCCCTTACAGACACTGAAACAGCGCTGGGGGCTGGAGGTCACATATATCCCCGCGAATGCAGAGTCAGTCGTCGATCCGCTCGCTTTTAAACAGGCACTCCGCAAAAATACCCGGCTCATCATTCTGAACCACGCTTCGAATGTCACCGGCAGCATTCAACCCATTAACGAAGTAGGAGAGATCGCACGCGAGGCGGGGGTACTCTTTCTGGTCGACGCAGCACAGTCTGTCGGGCATCTCCCTTTGAACGTTTCCGCTCAGCCGATCGACTTTCTGGCTTGTCCCGGGCATAAGGGCCTGCTCGGGCCTTTGGGAACAGGGCTGATTTATATCCGGGCCGATCTGGCGGAGCAGGTCGAAAGCCTGAAGCAGGGCGGGACAGGAACCAGCAGCGAAGAAGAGACCCAGCCCCTGACCCAGCCCGATAAATACGAGGCGGGTAACCACAACACTCCCGGGCTGGTTGGTTTGAAAGCATCCCTGGATTACCTGCGGGACAGAGGCCTCGAAGATATCAGGCGCCACGAACAGGAGTTGACCGGGTGTCTTCTGGAAGGCTTTCGTTCTCTCTCTGGCTTTGAAGTACCCGGACCGCAGGAGGTAGCAGACCGGGTGGGGGTGGTCAGCCTGATCAATCAGGCGGTGGAACCACAGGTATTGGCATCGATTCTTGATGAAAACTTCGGGATTCAGGTTCGAGCCGGTCTGCACTGTGCTCCGCGCATTCATGACTCAATTCGTTCCGTAGAGTGGGGTGGCACGATTCGCTTCAGTCCCGGGCCTTTTACAACACTGTCTCAGATTGAGACAACGCTCTCTGCCATGCAGGAGCTGGCTGTTTCTTTTTCAGTCTGA
- the moaA gene encoding GTP 3',8-cyclase MoaA: MELQNQLIDSFGRAHNNLRISVTDRCNIRCFYCMPSEDVQFVHRSKILSFEEIVRFVRLVAPLGVNKIRLTGGEPLVRKNIPELVKMIADIPGIQDIGITTNGILLPQYAQALFDAGLRRINISLDALNAQKFQEITRRDDYEKVREGIRAAHAAGFDPIKINAVSIRNLTEDEIVPFGQLARETGAEIRFIEFMPLDADNKWERDKVLFAQEIREILTQGIMPLVPVEQTDKSAPASDFVFEDGVGRIGFIASISNPFCMSCNRFRLTADGKLRNCLFSLDETDIRKLFRTDAPDAEVIDAVKKSIAAKKEGHEINTARFIQPDRPMYSIGG, encoded by the coding sequence ATGGAACTGCAGAATCAGCTCATCGATTCATTCGGACGGGCGCATAACAACCTGAGAATCAGCGTTACCGATCGCTGTAATATCCGCTGCTTTTACTGCATGCCTTCGGAAGATGTCCAGTTTGTCCACCGCAGCAAGATCCTCTCCTTTGAAGAAATCGTACGTTTCGTGCGACTGGTGGCCCCGCTCGGGGTCAATAAAATCCGCCTGACCGGGGGAGAGCCCCTGGTTCGCAAGAACATTCCCGAGCTGGTCAAGATGATCGCCGACATCCCCGGTATTCAGGATATCGGGATCACGACCAACGGCATTCTGTTGCCTCAATACGCACAAGCTCTGTTCGATGCCGGGCTCAGGCGAATCAATATCAGCCTGGATGCTTTGAACGCTCAGAAATTCCAGGAGATTACCCGACGGGACGATTACGAGAAAGTGCGGGAAGGAATTCGTGCTGCTCACGCGGCTGGCTTTGATCCCATTAAAATCAATGCCGTCTCGATTCGTAATCTCACTGAAGATGAGATTGTTCCCTTTGGCCAGCTGGCCCGGGAAACCGGGGCGGAAATCCGCTTTATCGAATTCATGCCCCTCGATGCAGATAACAAATGGGAACGCGACAAGGTTCTGTTCGCACAGGAGATCCGCGAAATCCTCACGCAAGGGATCATGCCGCTGGTACCTGTCGAGCAGACCGACAAAAGTGCGCCCGCGTCTGACTTTGTGTTTGAAGACGGCGTCGGGCGAATTGGTTTTATCGCCTCGATCAGTAACCCTTTCTGCATGAGCTGTAACCGGTTTCGCCTGACAGCGGACGGCAAGTTAAGAAACTGCCTTTTCAGTCTGGATGAGACCGATATCCGCAAACTCTTCCGTACAGACGCACCTGATGCGGAAGTCATCGACGCCGTGAAAAAGAGCATCGCTGCCAAAAAAGAGGGGCACGAAATCAATACCGCCCGTTTCATCCAGCCCGATCGTCCCATGTATTCCATCGGAGGCTGA
- a CDS encoding GspE/PulE family protein, whose amino-acid sequence MAARRLGQIMVDLGYISEDQLWDILEEQKQSPGEVIGQVAIRMGLVTDEQVTQALAEQWGMPVVELSETNIPPKVLELVPETMASIYKIMPVSLKDGVLTVAMADPQNVAALDDLRNFLGYDVRGAVSNLKDVEAAIERHYSEHQDSIEDVIGAIEDELGEETGKNVYNITDTDELVDAAPIRKLLNMVMLLAIKDKASDIHMEPFEDEFKIRVRADGVLYEMVPPPRHLANAIVSRIKIMADLDIAERRLPQDGRIELNVGGNPVDLRVSVLPTLFGEAVVMRVLDRTVVQLDLNKIGMDPNTLTRFREMIHRPNGIVLVTGPTGSGKTTTLYSALNELNVIEEKIITTEDPIEYDIDGLIQVPVNPDIQVTFASVLRAILRHDPDQILIGEIRDYETAEIAVQSALTGHLVFSTLHTNDAPSAITRLRDMGVPTFLITATVEAIQAQRLVRTICKECRTEFEPSDELLMELQLPIEQARQYSFYYGKGCATCNNSGYKGRTGLYELMDVTDEIRDLITEDASVDDIRNVARSQGMTTLREAGLKLIFDGVTTIDEVVRETVMEDIE is encoded by the coding sequence ATGGCAGCACGACGCCTTGGTCAAATCATGGTCGATCTGGGATACATTTCAGAAGATCAGTTGTGGGATATTCTGGAAGAACAGAAGCAGAGTCCGGGGGAAGTGATCGGCCAGGTGGCGATCCGCATGGGCCTCGTGACTGACGAGCAGGTCACCCAGGCACTCGCCGAACAGTGGGGTATGCCTGTTGTTGAACTGAGTGAAACCAATATTCCTCCCAAGGTGCTGGAACTGGTTCCGGAAACGATGGCCTCGATTTACAAGATCATGCCCGTTTCCCTGAAGGACGGCGTGTTAACCGTCGCCATGGCTGATCCTCAGAACGTGGCAGCCCTCGATGACCTGCGCAACTTTCTGGGATACGACGTCCGCGGTGCGGTTTCGAACCTGAAAGATGTTGAAGCGGCCATCGAACGGCATTACTCCGAGCATCAGGACAGCATCGAAGACGTCATCGGTGCCATCGAGGATGAACTGGGTGAGGAGACCGGCAAAAACGTCTACAACATCACTGATACGGATGAACTCGTCGATGCGGCTCCAATTCGTAAGCTGCTCAACATGGTCATGCTGCTGGCGATCAAAGATAAAGCTTCCGACATCCACATGGAACCGTTTGAAGATGAATTCAAGATCCGTGTTCGCGCCGACGGTGTGCTGTATGAAATGGTTCCCCCTCCCCGCCACCTGGCGAATGCCATCGTCTCCCGTATCAAAATTATGGCCGACCTCGATATCGCCGAACGGCGTCTGCCGCAGGACGGTCGTATCGAATTGAACGTCGGCGGCAACCCGGTCGACTTGCGTGTCAGTGTGCTGCCTACCCTGTTCGGCGAAGCGGTCGTTATGCGAGTTCTGGACCGGACCGTGGTTCAGCTCGACCTGAATAAAATCGGCATGGATCCCAATACACTCACCCGTTTCCGCGAAATGATTCATCGCCCCAACGGGATCGTACTGGTGACCGGCCCGACGGGGAGTGGGAAAACCACGACCCTTTACTCGGCGCTGAACGAACTCAACGTCATCGAAGAAAAAATTATTACAACCGAAGACCCGATCGAGTACGACATCGACGGACTGATTCAGGTCCCGGTGAATCCCGATATCCAGGTGACCTTCGCTTCAGTGCTGCGGGCGATTCTGCGACACGATCCCGACCAGATTCTGATCGGCGAGATTCGTGACTACGAAACCGCCGAAATCGCGGTGCAGAGTGCGTTGACCGGTCACCTTGTATTCAGCACGTTGCACACCAACGATGCACCGTCGGCGATCACCCGACTGCGCGATATGGGGGTTCCAACCTTCTTGATCACCGCAACGGTTGAAGCAATTCAGGCACAACGTCTGGTGCGAACCATCTGTAAAGAGTGCCGGACCGAGTTCGAGCCCAGTGATGAGTTGCTTATGGAACTGCAGCTACCCATCGAGCAGGCACGACAGTACAGCTTCTACTACGGAAAAGGTTGTGCCACCTGTAATAACTCGGGATACAAAGGCCGTACCGGTCTGTATGAACTCATGGACGTCACCGATGAAATTCGCGACCTGATTACCGAGGACGCGTCGGTCGACGACATTCGGAATGTGGCACGCAGCCAGGGAATGACCACGCTGCGTGAAGCCGGGCTGAAACTGATTTTTGACGGAGTCACCACGATCGATGAGGTCGTACGGGAAACCGTTATGGAAGATATCGAATAA
- a CDS encoding GspE/PulE family protein, which yields MADDWMQQLVDDGYLGPAQLDEASSLASSMGISPGEALVKLGYVGAEVIAQAQASMYGYEFVELEGLEIPQSVIELVPESMARENTVIPVGMRGDSLQIALHDPMKYEVLDKLRFIINRDIDVVMAPIEAIQAAINRHYGQSETESVDTMLKEFTETQIDITATELATSTSVEEEDETAPVIRLANLIISEAVNMRASDIHVEPFEDRIRIRYRIDGSLIERDSPPRRLLSALVSRFKIMAKMDIAEKRRPQDGRIKTTISGKDYDLRVSILPTNHGQAVVMRILDRDNIKVGIRNLGFSEENYRRFQTIIRRPNGIFLVTGPTGSGKTTTLYSALGELNRPDRKIITAEDPVEYYLPGINQVEVKHSIGLDFSRIIRAMLRQAPNVILVGEIRDVETAEMAIQASLTGHLVFSTLHTNDAPSSITRLIDMGVQPFLVASSVMAVMAQRLVRVVCGKCVEQYTPDPGELEYLGITSSQMEKAIFNRGKGCNTCSHTGFKGRKAVFELMMMNSAIREMTFRSEASQNIRRQAILHGMKSLAEDATDKALLGITTLSEAMKLAKGMDS from the coding sequence ATGGCCGATGATTGGATGCAACAGTTAGTCGATGATGGATATCTTGGTCCCGCGCAGCTGGACGAAGCCTCCAGTCTGGCCAGTTCGATGGGGATTTCACCTGGGGAAGCACTGGTCAAACTGGGCTACGTGGGAGCCGAAGTGATCGCCCAGGCCCAGGCATCCATGTATGGTTATGAGTTCGTTGAACTGGAAGGCCTGGAAATTCCCCAGTCCGTGATCGAACTCGTGCCGGAGTCCATGGCCCGTGAAAACACGGTTATTCCAGTGGGTATGCGGGGGGATTCGCTGCAGATCGCCCTGCACGACCCGATGAAATACGAAGTTCTGGACAAGCTACGATTCATTATCAACCGCGATATTGACGTGGTGATGGCCCCCATCGAAGCGATTCAGGCCGCAATCAACCGGCATTATGGTCAAAGTGAGACTGAGTCGGTCGATACGATGCTGAAAGAGTTCACTGAAACTCAGATTGATATCACCGCGACCGAACTGGCGACATCCACCAGCGTGGAAGAAGAGGACGAGACTGCCCCCGTTATCCGTCTGGCTAACCTGATCATCAGTGAAGCGGTTAATATGCGGGCCAGTGATATTCATGTCGAGCCCTTCGAAGACCGGATCCGGATTCGGTACCGGATCGATGGTTCGCTGATCGAGCGAGACAGCCCTCCCCGCCGTCTGCTGTCCGCCCTGGTCTCCCGTTTCAAGATTATGGCGAAAATGGATATCGCCGAAAAACGTCGTCCTCAGGACGGTCGGATCAAGACCACCATTTCCGGTAAGGACTATGACCTGCGTGTCAGTATTCTGCCAACCAACCATGGCCAGGCAGTGGTCATGCGTATTCTGGACCGGGATAACATTAAAGTCGGGATTCGAAACCTCGGGTTCTCAGAAGAGAACTACCGCCGCTTCCAGACGATCATTCGGCGCCCTAACGGCATCTTTCTCGTGACGGGGCCGACGGGGAGTGGTAAGACTACAACTTTGTATAGTGCTCTGGGAGAGTTGAACCGACCCGACCGGAAGATCATTACCGCCGAAGACCCGGTCGAATACTATCTGCCGGGTATCAATCAGGTGGAGGTGAAGCACAGTATCGGCCTGGACTTCTCTCGAATTATTCGTGCCATGTTGCGACAGGCCCCCAACGTGATCCTCGTTGGGGAAATTCGCGATGTGGAAACTGCCGAGATGGCAATTCAAGCATCTTTGACAGGACACTTGGTATTCAGTACGCTACATACGAACGACGCGCCCAGTTCTATTACACGTTTGATCGATATGGGTGTACAGCCGTTCCTTGTGGCTTCCAGTGTGATGGCGGTCATGGCACAGCGTCTGGTACGTGTTGTCTGTGGTAAATGTGTGGAGCAATACACACCCGATCCAGGGGAGCTGGAGTACCTCGGTATCACCTCCAGCCAGATGGAGAAAGCGATCTTCAATCGAGGCAAGGGTTGTAACACATGTTCACATACTGGCTTCAAAGGGCGTAAGGCGGTTTTTGAGCTGATGATGATGAATTCCGCTATACGTGAGATGACTTTCCGCAGTGAGGCTTCACAAAATATTCGGCGGCAGGCCATCCTGCACGGGATGAAATCACTTGCAGAGGATGCTACTGATAAGGCCCTGCTGGGCATCACAACACTCTCGGAAGCAATGAAGCTGGCTAAGGGCATGGATTCTTAA
- a CDS encoding molybdenum cofactor biosynthesis protein MoaE, which yields MPDSIAIVEEPIDYTALTEQVRSNACGAVVLFMGTVREMTQGKQTVALDYEAYPEMAYKTMQQLIDEARAKWDVHLIGIEHRVGHLTLGEISVAIAVSSAHRSEAFEAGRFLIDRLKEIVPIWKKENWADGTTEWEHPGVTAE from the coding sequence ATGCCCGACTCGATTGCGATTGTAGAAGAACCGATTGACTACACTGCCCTGACCGAACAGGTTCGTTCGAATGCCTGTGGTGCCGTGGTGCTGTTCATGGGGACGGTCCGGGAAATGACCCAGGGCAAGCAGACCGTCGCGCTCGACTACGAAGCGTACCCGGAGATGGCTTATAAAACGATGCAGCAGTTGATCGACGAAGCCCGCGCGAAATGGGACGTGCATTTAATCGGCATTGAACATCGCGTCGGGCATCTGACGCTGGGAGAAATCAGTGTGGCGATCGCTGTCAGCTCGGCTCATCGCAGTGAAGCATTCGAGGCGGGGCGGTTTCTGATTGATCGTCTCAAAGAAATTGTTCCTATCTGGAAAAAAGAGAACTGGGCCGACGGGACCACGGAATGGGAACATCCGGGGGTCACGGCAGAATAA
- a CDS encoding type II secretion system protein has protein sequence MIWVKNLNQAGSGLYMRRIATNQVIRFNRSGFTLVELMIVISILLFLVATSAFVVRNIGNKAREKATMATIVKVNGMVQDRIEAMRKALDSSKNQSQIQSLVGQKYASLVNNYGAKYRSIPKPVVEILVRKDIFRQNLPQYIEENSQVNGEMGAAAGVLGADAGASISSEYLYYILTNHETYGLPPVGEDSFSTSEVADTDGDGLMEFVDGWGRPLRFYRWPTRLIKPDGSTIRRDIAGAFFNGLPPASAAGFNEQDPLEIDADDPLSRIQHENERSGDLLTPLFNSNLDAQYLTGQYGVMNTFWMPLIVSAGEDGILGLQEPHDKTNTGVLAQPVIPVAEGIFDNITNHNQRAGGR, from the coding sequence GTGATATGGGTCAAGAATCTTAATCAAGCCGGGTCAGGTTTATATATGCGACGTATAGCAACTAATCAGGTAATTCGATTCAATCGAAGTGGTTTCACACTTGTCGAATTGATGATTGTCATTAGCATTTTGCTCTTTCTAGTTGCCACATCCGCATTTGTCGTGCGAAACATTGGTAATAAGGCGCGGGAAAAAGCAACCATGGCGACAATAGTCAAAGTGAACGGCATGGTGCAGGACCGCATTGAAGCGATGCGGAAGGCGCTCGATTCATCCAAAAACCAGTCACAGATTCAATCACTGGTGGGGCAGAAATATGCATCACTGGTTAATAACTATGGAGCAAAATACCGCAGTATTCCTAAACCGGTCGTCGAAATTCTGGTTCGCAAAGATATTTTTAGACAGAATCTTCCACAGTACATCGAAGAGAATTCTCAGGTAAACGGAGAAATGGGGGCGGCTGCCGGTGTTCTTGGCGCAGATGCCGGGGCCAGTATCAGTTCGGAATACCTGTATTATATTTTAACGAACCATGAAACATATGGGTTACCGCCGGTCGGAGAAGATTCTTTTTCGACTTCAGAAGTTGCTGACACTGATGGAGATGGTCTGATGGAATTCGTCGACGGGTGGGGGAGACCACTGCGGTTCTATCGTTGGCCAACCCGTCTAATCAAGCCCGATGGTTCGACCATTCGGCGGGATATTGCCGGTGCATTTTTCAATGGTCTGCCACCAGCATCTGCAGCCGGCTTTAATGAACAGGATCCACTTGAAATAGATGCCGACGATCCTCTGTCACGTATTCAACATGAAAACGAGCGCTCGGGCGATCTCTTGACTCCTCTGTTTAACAGTAACTTGGATGCTCAGTATTTGACTGGGCAGTATGGCGTCATGAATACCTTCTGGATGCCCCTGATCGTTTCCGCTGGTGAAGATGGAATTCTGGGGCTGCAGGAACCTCATGATAAAACCAATACAGGTGTGCTGGCACAGCCAGTCATTCCTGTGGCCGA
- a CDS encoding type II secretion system F family protein, translated as MPVYQYEAMDNTGLEVKDTIEAPSEADAQTMIKEKGFFVTKIAEKGRGKKQKKGAGGKGGAAAKKASAKKGGFSIGGVRPKQLCTFTRQLSTLQDAGLPILRSLRILESQAKPGPLKASLDGVIEDIESGNTLSEAMAKQPKCFDNLYVNMVKAGEAGGALEIILQRLAEFKERAQSLKKKVQGAMIYPVAVITVASLIVGFIMYWIIPKFKKIFLDFGTELPGITLMLMNMSDIVVNYFYLFPAVPIALWIFIKIVRKNKKGAFIVDWISLRIPLLGKIISKSVTARTCRTLGTLISSGVPILEAIIIARDTAGNMVFQRAFDTIYAAIREGETMAVPLKEARIVDDIVVNMVDVGEETGALDDMLYKVADVYDEEVAVLVDALVSLLEPLMVIVLGLIVGFIVIALFMPLIKLLNDLS; from the coding sequence ATGCCGGTTTATCAGTATGAGGCCATGGATAACACAGGGCTCGAGGTCAAAGACACCATCGAAGCGCCTTCCGAAGCCGATGCCCAGACCATGATCAAAGAGAAGGGCTTTTTCGTTACCAAAATTGCTGAAAAAGGCCGCGGCAAAAAACAGAAAAAAGGAGCAGGCGGCAAAGGGGGGGCAGCTGCCAAGAAAGCCAGCGCCAAGAAAGGTGGATTCTCCATCGGCGGCGTGCGTCCCAAACAGCTTTGTACCTTTACGCGTCAGTTATCCACGCTGCAGGACGCTGGTCTGCCCATTCTGAGAAGTCTGCGAATTCTGGAATCGCAGGCCAAGCCGGGGCCGCTCAAAGCTTCCCTGGATGGCGTCATTGAAGACATTGAATCGGGCAACACGCTCTCCGAAGCCATGGCCAAGCAGCCTAAGTGTTTCGATAACCTGTACGTCAACATGGTGAAAGCCGGTGAGGCAGGTGGTGCGCTCGAAATCATTCTGCAGCGTCTGGCCGAGTTCAAGGAACGGGCCCAGAGTCTGAAGAAGAAAGTGCAGGGGGCAATGATCTATCCGGTCGCCGTGATCACGGTAGCCAGTTTGATCGTGGGCTTCATTATGTACTGGATTATTCCGAAGTTCAAAAAAATCTTCCTCGACTTCGGTACCGAACTGCCCGGTATTACGCTCATGCTCATGAATATGAGTGATATCGTGGTGAACTACTTTTATCTCTTCCCGGCCGTTCCGATTGCGCTCTGGATCTTCATCAAGATTGTGAGGAAGAACAAGAAAGGAGCGTTTATTGTCGACTGGATTTCGCTACGAATACCCTTGCTAGGCAAGATTATCAGTAAGTCGGTGACCGCGCGAACCTGTCGAACGCTGGGGACTTTGATTTCATCCGGGGTGCCCATTCTGGAAGCGATTATCATCGCCCGTGACACGGCGGGGAACATGGTTTTCCAGCGGGCCTTCGATACGATTTATGCCGCGATCCGCGAAGGGGAGACCATGGCGGTTCCACTGAAGGAAGCCCGGATTGTGGATGATATCGTGGTCAACATGGTGGACGTGGGTGAAGAGACCGGTGCACTCGACGACATGCTCTACAAGGTGGCGGATGTGTACGACGAAGAGGTCGCCGTGCTCGTGGATGCCCTGGTGAGTCTGCTGGAACCTCTGATGGTAATCGTACTGGGGCTCATCGTAGGTTTCATCGTGATCGCACTCTTCATGCCTCTGATTAAATTGCTCAACGATTTGTCCTAG